The genomic stretch CACCTGCTTCACCGTAGAAGCAGCATCACCGCAATACCTGAATCACGCACCGCATCACCCGGAGATCCACACAGGCGATCTGCGCCGGGGATGATGCACCTAGATGAGGAGCACCTATGCGTTCACGCAGCACCACGATGAGGCTCTCGGCGGCGCTCGCCGCCACTGCTCTGATGCTCACCGCCTGTGGCGGCGAGACCCAGGGCGAGGACACCGAGGGCGAGGCCGGCGAAGAAGGCGGCAGCTACTCGATCGGTATCACCCAGATCGTCTCCCACCCGTCCCTGGACGAGGCCCGCGACGGCTTCAAGGCAGCCTTCGAGGATGCCGGTGTCGAGGTGGAATGGGATGAGCAGAACGCCCAGGGCGAGCAGGCCACGGCGAGCAACATCGCCGGGACCTTCGCGACCTCGGATCTGGATCTGGTCCATGCCATCGCCACGCCCACCGCACAGGCAGCCGCCCAGGCCGTCACGGACAAGCCGATCGTGTTCTCCGCGGTCACCGACCCTGAGGAAGCCGGTCTGGTGGACTCCTGGGAGGAGCCCGGCGGCAACATCACCGGCGCCTCGGACCTGAACCCGGTGATGGAGCAGTTCGAGCTGCTGCAGGAGATCGCCCCGGATGCTGAGACCGTGGGCATCGTCTACTCCTCCGGAGAGACCAACTCCGCCGTGCAGGTGGAGCTCGCCCAGGAGGCCGCCGACGAGCTCGGCCTGGAGATCCAGGAAGCGACCATCTCGAACTCCTCCGAGGTCCAGCAGGGCGTTGAGTCCCTCGACGTCGACGCGATCTGGGTCCCGACCGACAACGCCGTGGTCTCCGCGCTGGAGTCCGTGCTGCAGTACGGCCAGCAGAACTCGATCCCGGTGATCGCCTCCGAGGGTGACTCCGTGATCCGCGGATCGGTGGCCACCTACGGCATCAACTACGGCGACCTCGGTCGCCAGGCCGGAGAGATGGCGCTGCGGATCCTGCAGGACGGCGAGGACCCTGCGTCCATGGCCGTGGAGACCCAGGAGACCCTGGAGCTGATCGTGAACCCCGAGGCCGCCGAGGCCATGGGCGTCGAGCTGGACCAGGAGCTGCTGGACCGGGCCGACACCGTCGTCGGTGAGGATGTCGAGGCCGAGGACCCCGCCGAGGCAGACGAGGCTGAGGGTGACGAGGACGCTGAAGAGGAAGAGGAGTGACCCACCGCGGGTGACTCCGCGCCACTGCGCGGAACCGGATGGGTCGGCGTCGTCGTCGGCCATCACCAAGAGATGACCACCGGGCCGGGCGCCGGGACAGCCGCACCAGGCTGTGCCGGCGCCCGTGGCCTGGGTGGACGTGGACCCGCCGTCGGCCGAGGCCGCGACGATGATTGAGGACACATGATCACTGCATTCGAGCTCGGGCTGATCTACGCGATCATGGCCCTGGGCGTGTACCTGACATTCAGAATTCTGAACTTTCCCGACCTGACCGTCGACGGGTCCTTCACCTCCGGCGCGGCGACGGCGGCGATCCTGATCACCAATGAGGTGGACCCCTTCCTGGCCACCGCCGCGGCCTTCGTGGTGGGCAGCCTGGCCGGGATGATCACCGGCCTGCTGCACACCAAGGGCAACATCAACGGTCTGCTGGCGGGGATCCTGACCATGATCGGGTTGTACTCGATCAACCTGCGCATCATGGACGGGGCCAACGTGCCCCTGCTGGGCCAGGACACCGTGATCTCCATGATGCGCGGCTTCACCGGCGTGGGCTGGACCTCGGTGGCGGTGCTCGCTGTCGTCGCCCTGATCTTCAAGCTGGTGATGGACTGGTACCTGCAGACCGATAATGGTCTGGCGCTGCGTGCCACCGGTGACAACGAGCAGATGATCAGCTCCTTCGCCGTGAGCACCGACCGGCAGAAGATCATCGGCCTGATGCTCTCCAACGGACTGGTCGGCATCGCCGGCGCCGTGGTCGCCCAGCACCAGGGATTCGCCGACATCGGGATGGGCATCGGCCTGATCCTGGTCGGGCTGGCCTCGGTGATCGTGGGGCAGGCCATCTTCGGCAGCCGCACCGTCATCCAGGCCACCCTCGCAGTGATCCTGGGCGCGGTGGTCTACCGGCTCGCGATCCAATTCGCGCTGAACATCGGGCTGAACCCGAATGACATGAAGCTGATGTCCGCGGTGCTGGTCGTGGCGGCGCTGCTGCTGCCGCAGTGGAAGGGCTTCTCGAAGCTGAGTCTGCGCCGGAAGTCCTCCTCCCCGCTCGCGGAGGCCGCGGGACCGCTGACCACCTCCGATGCACACCTGCCGAAGTCCTCGGCAGAGAAGGGAGCCTGAGATGTTGACCGTCGCTTCAGTCTCCAAGACGTTCTTCCCGCACACCGTCAACGAGCGCCGCGCGCTGGTGGATGTGAACCTCGAGCTGAGCGAAGGGGACTTCGTCACCGTCATCGGCTCCAACGGCGCGGGCAAGTCCACGCTGCTCAACACCGTGGCCGGCCGGATCCACCAGGACACCGGTGTGGTCTCCCTGGACGGTGCCGACGTCAGCAGGCTCAAAGAACACCAGCGGGCCGCCAAGGTCGGCCGGGTCTTCCAGGACCCGATGGCCGGCACCGCGCCGAACCTGAGCATCGAGGAGAACCTCTCACTGGCGGATCGCCGCGGACGCCCGCGCGGGCTCTCCCGCGGAGTCACCAAGGCCAAGCGCGAACGCTTCGCCGAGGCGCTCAAGCAGCTGGAGCTGGGCCTGGAGGGCCGGCTGAAGACCAAGGTCGGGCTGCTCTCCGGAGGTCAGCGGCAGGCGCTGAGCCTGCTCATGGCCACCTACTCGGACCCGCGCGTGCTGCTGCTCGATGAGCACACCGCGGCGCTTGATCCGCAGCGCGCAGACCTGGTCACCCGGCTGACCCGCAGCGTGGTCCAGGACAAGGGCCTGACCACGCTGATGGTCACCCACAACATGGTCCAGGCCCTGGAGGTGGGCAACCGACTGATCATGATGCATGAGGGCCGGATCATCCTCGATGTCGGCGCCGAGCAGAAGTCGCAGATGACCCCGCAGGACCTGCTCGCCGAGTTCGGCAAGCTCAAGGGCGCGGTGGTCGACGACAAGACGCTGCTGCAGTAGGACCGCAGCGGGACAGCAGGGGCGGGTCAGTGAGGGGCGGAGTCTCAGGTTGAGGCGCCGCCCCTTGCTGTGTCCCCTGCTGTGCAGCCACCTGCTGTGATTGACCGCACAGGCCACTCGTGGAAGAGTACTAGGTGAACGATCGGTCAGTTATTCCTGTGAAAGGCGCATGACGTGGCGATCAGCCCTGCATATCTTGTCTCTGGCACCCGCACGCCGGTCGGCCGCTACGGCGGCGCGCTGTCCTCGGTGCGCCCCGATGACCTCGCCGCCCTGGTGGTGCGCCAGGTGGTCGAGGAGTCCGGGATCGACCCCGCCGACGTCGATGAGGTGATCCTCGGCAACGCCAACGGCGCCGGTGAGGAGAACCGCAATGTGGCCCGGATGGCCTGGCTGCTCGCCGGCTTCCCGGACAGCGTCCCCGGCATCACGGTCAACCGACTCTGTGCCTCCGGGATGAGCGCGATCTCCCAGGCCCAGCACATGATCGCCGCCGGCGCCGCAGACATCGTCGTCGCCGGGGGAGTGGAGTCCATGTCCCGGGCGCCCTGGGTGATGGCCAAGCCCACGACTGCCTTCGCCAAGCCCGGCGAGGTGGTGGACACCTCCATCGGTTGGCGCTTCACCAATCCTGAGTTCCTGGCCATCGAGAAGCGCACCTTCTCCATGCCCGAGACCGCCGAGGAGGTCGCCCGGGTCGAGGGCGTCTCTCGGGAGGACGCCGACGCCTTCGCCGCGGAATCCCAGCGCCGCGCGCTGGCCGCGATCGACGCCGGCCGGCTGGCCCGGGAGATCACCCCGGTCCAGGTGCACGGGCGCAAGGGCGCGGTCACCGTGGTGGACACCGACGAGGGCCCCCGGCGCGGGGTCACCGCGGAATCCCTGGCGGGACTGCGCCCCGTCGTCGCCGGGGGCTCGGTGGTCACCGCAGGCAACGCCTCCTCACTCAACGACGGCGCCTCTGCAGTCATCGTGGCCTCCGAGGCCGCCGTCGAGAAGTACGGACTGACCCCCCGGGCACGGATCGCCGGCGGCGCCAACGCCGGCCTGGCCCCGGAGATCATGGGCATGGGCCCGGTCCCGGCCACACGCAAGGCCATGGCCCGCGCCGGGTGGGAGATCCCCGAGCTCGGCGCCGTGGAGCTCAATGAGGCCTTCGCCACCCAGTCCCTGGCCAGCATGCGCGAGCTCGGCCTGGACCCGGCCATCGTCAACGCCGACGGCGGCGCGATCGCCCTGGGCCATCCGCTGGGCTCCTCCGGCTGCCGGATCGTGCTGACCCTGGCACGGCGCATGGAGGACGAAGGCGTGACCCGCGGACTGGCGACCATGTGTGTGGGCGTGGGCCAGGGATCTGCCCTGCTGCTGGAGCGGGTCTGAGGCCATGAGCGCACAGGATTCCACCATGCTCGACGCCGCCAGCTTCTCCACGCTCACGGTCACCGAGTCGCCCGATCGGCTGCACGCCCAGCTGGACCGTCCCGAGGTCCGCAACGCCATCGACGCGAGGATGATCACCGAGCTGCACGCCGTCTGCGCGCACCTGGAGCACCACCCGAAGGTGCTGATCCTCTCCGGGACCGAATCCGGGGGCAAGGGCATCTTCGCCTCCGGAGCCGACATCGCGGAACTCAGAGAACGACGCCGCGCGGACGCCCTGCGCGGGGTCAACTCCACCGCCTTCGAACGCCTCGCCAAGCTGCCCATGCCGGTGATCGCCGCACTGGACGGCTACGCCCTCGGTGGCGGGGCGGAGCTGGCCTGGGCGGCCGACTTCCGCCTGGGCACCCCGGAGGTGAAGATCGGGCAGCCCGAGACCGGGCTGGGCATCATCCCCGCCGCCGGAGCGCTCTGGCGGCTGCGCGAGCTCGCCGGGGAGGGCATCGCCAAGGAGATCCTGCTCGCCGGGCGGATCCTTGACGCCCAGGAGGCCCTGGAGCACGGACTGCTGGGCGCGATCCACCCGACGGAGGGGCTGCTCGATGCCGCTCATGCGCTCGCAGACCGGATCGCCAAGCAGGACCCGCTGGCCGTGCGGATCAGCAAACAGGTCTTCGCCATGCCCCGCGAGGCCCACCCGCAGATCGACAACCTCGCCCAGGCGATCCTCTTCGAGTCCGAGGCCAAGTTCGATCGGATGCAGGCCTTCCTGGACCGCCGCGAGGCCAAGGCTGCCGCGAAGACAGAATCAACCTCAGGAGAGAACCGATGAGCACCCCGAGCCCAGCCGCACAGTCCTTCCCCGCCGTCGTCGGCGTGCTCGGGGGAGGCCGGATGGGCGCCGGGATCGCCCACGCCTTCCTTGTGGCCGGGGCCGCGGAGGTCATCGTCGTCGATGTCTCCGAGATGGCGGCGCAGGCCGCCGCCGCGCGGATCACCAAGGACCTCGAAGCCTCGCTGACCCGGGGCAAGATCAACGGTGAGCTTTCCGACTGGACGGACCGGCTGACCGCCACCGCGGAGGTCGGCGCGTTCGCGCGCTGCGGCCTGGTGGTCGAGGCGGTGCCCGAGGATATGGAGCTGAAGGTGGAGTCGCTGCGCCGTGCCGAGGCGCAGCTGGCGCCCGAGGCGTGGCTGGCCACGAACACCTCCTCGCTGTCGATCACCGATCTCGCCGAGCAGCTGCAGCGCCCCGAGCGATTCTGCGGACTGCACTTCTTCAACCCGGTGCCCGCCTCGAAGCTGGTGGAGGTGGTCCTCGCCGAGCGCACCGGAGCGGAGCTCGCCGCGCTGAGCCCGCGCTGGGTCGAGGCGCTGGGGAAGACCCCCGTGGTGGTCAAGGACGCACCCGGCTTCGCCTCCTCCCGGCTGGGGGTGGCCATCGGGCTTGAAGCCATCAGGATGGTCGAAGAGGGCGTCGCGGCTCCGGCGGACATCGACAACGCGATGGTGCTGGGCTATAGGTTCCCGATCGGCCCGCTGGCACTGACCGACATCGTCGGCCTGGACGTGCGGCTGGGCATCGCGGAGTACCTGGAGTCGCAGCTGGGGGAGCGGTTCGCTCCGCCGAAGCTGATGCGCGAGATGGTCGCCCGCGGGGAGCTGGGCAAGAAGTCCGGGAAGGGCTTCTACGACTACCCCGAAGCCTGAGGTCCAGCGCTCCCAGAGTCTGAAGCCCCGGCCGCTGAGGCCCCGGCCACGGGAGCGCCGCCGTCTGGAAGCGCCTGCCACTGAAGCCGGCTCACCGGCCCGCCGCGCGCTACACCTCCTGGACCAGCCAGCGTGCGGTGGCCTCATCCAGGATCAGATCCGTGGGAAGCCCGGCCGCCAGCGCTCCGCGGAGGCCGCTGATCTTGGTCTCCCCGGAGACGATGCAGATCCGCCGCGGCACCCGGAGCAGCAGCTCCAGGTCAGGTCCGGTGCTGCGCTGATTGATCTGTAGATCCTGGTGGCTCCCGTCGGAGCGGAAGAACATCGTGGCCACGTCCCCGACCACGCCCTCAGCGTCCAGCGCGCGCAGGTCCGCATCGTCGAGGTAGCCGCCGGAGTACACGTGGCTGGGAATCCCGGAGTTCGTCGAGCCGACGCCGAAGATGGCCATGGTCATGCGCTGCTGCAGCCCAAGGATCCGCTGCACGCTGCGTTCGGCCCACATGGCGGTCTTGGTGTCGGCGTGATCGAAGAAGGCCGGCACCGGGAACTGCTCGACCCGGGCGCCGTAGGCGTGACCGAACCGACGCAGGATCTCACTGGCATAGGCGATTCCGGTGGTCTGCGTGTTGCCGGCCCCATTGAGCTGGACGATGGTGCTGTCATGGGTGATCCGTCGGCTCAGATGCTGACTCACCGCGCTGAGCGTGGACCCCCAGGCCACCCCGATGATCGCGTTGGAATCGACGAGCGGGCCGATGGTCCGTGCCGCCTGGATCGCCACCCGGTCCAGCGCCTCGGAATCACTGATCAGATCCGAGACCGGCACCACATGGGCCTCGACGCCGAAGCGGCGCCGGATCTCGTGCTCCAGATACGGTGCCCGGTGCGCGGGATTGTTGACCTGGATCTCGACCAGACCGGTATCCCGGGCCAATGAGAGCAGCCTGGAGACCGTGGAGCGCGAGGTGCGCAGCTCCCTGGCGATGGCGTTCATGGTCAGGTCCTGGAGGTAGTACATCTGCGCCGCGCGCAGCGCGTCGCTGCTGCGGGAGCGCGCCGGCTCCCGGGTGGATGAATGTGCACCCGAAGTGGGCCTATCCTTCTCAGTCGCGGCGTTGATGGCGATTCCCTTCGTCGAGCGTGCACGTCTGTGCACCACCATTGACTATCTGTCCCAAAGTTTCAAGAGTGGTCCTATGCACACGGAGGACCCCGATGCACCCAGCACTGCCCTGAGGAGAATGTGATGCCCGACACAACGGTGACCAATGGTGAGACTCGCACACCCGCGCAGCGCGCAGAAGTTCGTCGGCTCAAGGAGACCCCCCGAGCCTCCGTGCTGATCATCGGCGGCGGGATCAACGGTGTGGGCACCTTCCGCGATCTCGCACTGCAGGGTGTCGACGTGGCACTGGTGGAACGCGGAGACTACTGCCAGGGCGCCTCCGGGGCGTCCTCGCACATGATCCACGGTGGGATCCGCTACCT from Nesterenkonia sandarakina encodes the following:
- a CDS encoding enoyl-CoA hydratase/isomerase family protein — protein: MLDAASFSTLTVTESPDRLHAQLDRPEVRNAIDARMITELHAVCAHLEHHPKVLILSGTESGGKGIFASGADIAELRERRRADALRGVNSTAFERLAKLPMPVIAALDGYALGGGAELAWAADFRLGTPEVKIGQPETGLGIIPAAGALWRLRELAGEGIAKEILLAGRILDAQEALEHGLLGAIHPTEGLLDAAHALADRIAKQDPLAVRISKQVFAMPREAHPQIDNLAQAILFESEAKFDRMQAFLDRREAKAAAKTESTSGENR
- a CDS encoding sugar-binding transcriptional regulator; the protein is MYYLQDLTMNAIARELRTSRSTVSRLLSLARDTGLVEIQVNNPAHRAPYLEHEIRRRFGVEAHVVPVSDLISDSEALDRVAIQAARTIGPLVDSNAIIGVAWGSTLSAVSQHLSRRITHDSTIVQLNGAGNTQTTGIAYASEILRRFGHAYGARVEQFPVPAFFDHADTKTAMWAERSVQRILGLQQRMTMAIFGVGSTNSGIPSHVYSGGYLDDADLRALDAEGVVGDVATMFFRSDGSHQDLQINQRSTGPDLELLLRVPRRICIVSGETKISGLRGALAAGLPTDLILDEATARWLVQEV
- a CDS encoding ABC transporter permease, which codes for MITAFELGLIYAIMALGVYLTFRILNFPDLTVDGSFTSGAATAAILITNEVDPFLATAAAFVVGSLAGMITGLLHTKGNINGLLAGILTMIGLYSINLRIMDGANVPLLGQDTVISMMRGFTGVGWTSVAVLAVVALIFKLVMDWYLQTDNGLALRATGDNEQMISSFAVSTDRQKIIGLMLSNGLVGIAGAVVAQHQGFADIGMGIGLILVGLASVIVGQAIFGSRTVIQATLAVILGAVVYRLAIQFALNIGLNPNDMKLMSAVLVVAALLLPQWKGFSKLSLRRKSSSPLAEAAGPLTTSDAHLPKSSAEKGA
- a CDS encoding ABC transporter ATP-binding protein translates to MLTVASVSKTFFPHTVNERRALVDVNLELSEGDFVTVIGSNGAGKSTLLNTVAGRIHQDTGVVSLDGADVSRLKEHQRAAKVGRVFQDPMAGTAPNLSIEENLSLADRRGRPRGLSRGVTKAKRERFAEALKQLELGLEGRLKTKVGLLSGGQRQALSLLMATYSDPRVLLLDEHTAALDPQRADLVTRLTRSVVQDKGLTTLMVTHNMVQALEVGNRLIMMHEGRIILDVGAEQKSQMTPQDLLAEFGKLKGAVVDDKTLLQ
- a CDS encoding ABC transporter substrate-binding protein translates to MRSRSTTMRLSAALAATALMLTACGGETQGEDTEGEAGEEGGSYSIGITQIVSHPSLDEARDGFKAAFEDAGVEVEWDEQNAQGEQATASNIAGTFATSDLDLVHAIATPTAQAAAQAVTDKPIVFSAVTDPEEAGLVDSWEEPGGNITGASDLNPVMEQFELLQEIAPDAETVGIVYSSGETNSAVQVELAQEAADELGLEIQEATISNSSEVQQGVESLDVDAIWVPTDNAVVSALESVLQYGQQNSIPVIASEGDSVIRGSVATYGINYGDLGRQAGEMALRILQDGEDPASMAVETQETLELIVNPEAAEAMGVELDQELLDRADTVVGEDVEAEDPAEADEAEGDEDAEEEEE
- a CDS encoding 3-hydroxyacyl-CoA dehydrogenase family protein, yielding MSTPSPAAQSFPAVVGVLGGGRMGAGIAHAFLVAGAAEVIVVDVSEMAAQAAAARITKDLEASLTRGKINGELSDWTDRLTATAEVGAFARCGLVVEAVPEDMELKVESLRRAEAQLAPEAWLATNTSSLSITDLAEQLQRPERFCGLHFFNPVPASKLVEVVLAERTGAELAALSPRWVEALGKTPVVVKDAPGFASSRLGVAIGLEAIRMVEEGVAAPADIDNAMVLGYRFPIGPLALTDIVGLDVRLGIAEYLESQLGERFAPPKLMREMVARGELGKKSGKGFYDYPEA
- a CDS encoding acetyl-CoA C-acyltransferase, with the protein product MAISPAYLVSGTRTPVGRYGGALSSVRPDDLAALVVRQVVEESGIDPADVDEVILGNANGAGEENRNVARMAWLLAGFPDSVPGITVNRLCASGMSAISQAQHMIAAGAADIVVAGGVESMSRAPWVMAKPTTAFAKPGEVVDTSIGWRFTNPEFLAIEKRTFSMPETAEEVARVEGVSREDADAFAAESQRRALAAIDAGRLAREITPVQVHGRKGAVTVVDTDEGPRRGVTAESLAGLRPVVAGGSVVTAGNASSLNDGASAVIVASEAAVEKYGLTPRARIAGGANAGLAPEIMGMGPVPATRKAMARAGWEIPELGAVELNEAFATQSLASMRELGLDPAIVNADGGAIALGHPLGSSGCRIVLTLARRMEDEGVTRGLATMCVGVGQGSALLLERV